From the Streptomyces nodosus genome, the window ATCCGCTCAAGGAACGCCCCAGGATCCAGTCCAAGCTGTCCACGGTCTGGGCGGTGTCCGCGGTGGCGGGTCCGGCGCTCGGCGGGGTGCTCGCCACCTATGCCGACTGGCGGTGGATCTTCTTGATCAATCTGCCGGTGGGGGCGGTCGCGCTGTGGCTGATCGTCCGCCATCTGCGCGAGCCGGACCGGGAGCCGGGCCCCCGTCCCCGTGTCGACTGGGCCGGGGCGCTCACGGTGTTCGCCTGTGGGGGCGTCCTGCTGACGGCGCTGGTGCAGGGCGGGGTCGCCTGGCCCTGGCTGTCGGCGCCCTCGCTGACGCTGTTCGGCACGGGCCTCGCGCTGATCGCGCTGGTGGTGGCGGTCGAGCGGCGGGCCGCGGAACCGATCATCCCCGGGTGGGTGTGGCGGCGCCGTACGATCGCCGCCGTCAACCTGGCGCTGGGCGCGCTGGGGCTGCTGATGGTGGCCCCGACCGTCTTTCTGCCGACCTACGCCCAGGCGGTGCTCGGACTCGCCCCGGTGGCGGGCCGGGTTCGTGCTCTCCGTCTGGACCCTGAGCTGGCCTCGACGGTCGGCTGGTCGGAGCGCGGCACCACCACCGCGTCCGTGCTGTTCTGCCGTCAGACCGGCCAGACCGCCGGGGCGGCGGTGTTCGGTGCGATCGCCAACGGTGTCCTGGCCTCCCGGCTGGGCGGCTCGGGCGATCTGGACGCGGTGACCCGGGCCCTGGACCACGGCTCCGCGTCCGAGGCGACCCGCAGGGCGATCGCCTCCGCCGTCCATGCGGTCTATCTGGGGGCCTCGTGCGCGGCGGCACTCGCCTTCCTCGTCCTGCTTCTGCTGGCGCCCCGCCGCTTCCCGGTGCTCGACAGCTGACCGGAGGGCCGGTGCCGGCCCTCCGGACCGTGGTTCGTGGGGCCGGCCCCACGAACCACGGTCCGGAGAAGCCCCCTACTCCGCGGGAGCCCGCCCGGTCAGCATGGTGAGGCTGTTGCGCACATGGTCCATCTGGGCCTGTACGCAGTCCCACTGCTCGCCGTGCTCCCGCAGCACCCGTTCCGTCTCCCGGGCGATGCGCTCCTCCCGGACCCGCGCCTCGGCGATCAGCTCGGCGGCGTGCGCCTGGGCGTCCCGCTGGACGTGCCGGGCCGCGTCCTTCGCCTCGCCGAGCGCCCGCTCCGCCTCCGCCAGGGCCTCCTCCGCGCGCGCCACCCGCTCCGCCTCCGCGGCGTCCAGCGCGGCGGCCCGCTCCCCGTCCGCCTGCTCCTCGCTCCGCAGGCGCTCGGCGTGCTCGCGCTCCTGCTCGGCCAGCAGCGCGCCGGTGCGCCGGCGCACCTCCCGCAGTGCGGCCAGCGCCTCTCCGCGCCCCTCCTTCACCTCGCGCCGCGTCGTCACCCGTACGTCGTCCGCCTCGGCCCGGGCCGCCAGCAGCCGGGTGCGACAGCGCTCCTCGGCCTCGGCGCGCACCTCGTCGGCGTACTCCTGCGCCTCCCGGACGGTCCGCCCGGCCGTCTCCTCCGCCTCGGCGACCGTCCGCCGCGCCTCCTTCCGTGCCTCCTCGCTCAGGGCCGCCGCCTCGTCCTGGGCCAGGTCGAACAGCTTCCGGGCCGGGTCGCCGAGGGTCTCGTACGTCTGCGGGGGCAACTGCGCGACTCTCTCGCGCAGTTGCGCCAGTTCGGCCTCCATCTCCTTGGCCAGCACCGTCAGCCGGGCGGCTCTCTCCCAGGCGGCGTCACGCCCCTGGGAGAGGGCCGCGGTGTACGCCTCGACCTGGTCGGGACGGTAGCCGCGGCGCACGAACACAAAATCGTGCGGCGACTCCGAAGCGCTGCTCAACGCGGAACCCCTCTCCACCTGACCCCTATGAACCGTTGATTGCGCGCACATCTTGATGGATCAGACGGAAGCGTTTGTAACGCGACACTCCGTGCACAAGCAACGGATAGTGCGGGGTAGTACCCAAAAAGGGCAGGGCCCGCTCGTACGGAGACGTACGAGCGGGCCCTGCCCGGTGATGAGGGGCCGTCAGGATCGGGTCACAGCAGCCCGTCCCACATCTGCTCCAGCAGCACCGACCACCAGCTCTCCGGCGAGCCGAGCGCCGCCGGGTCCAGCGAGGCCAGCTGGGCCTGGAAGTCGACGGTCCAGCGGCCCGCCTGCTCCTGGTTGAGCCCGTACCGCAGCCGCCACATCCGGCCGAGCAGCGCCAGACAGCGCACGAACTCGGGCAGACCCGTGTTGACGAACTGCGGCGGCAGGGGAGCGCCGCCCGGGCCGGCCTCCACGGGCACGGCGACGATGTTCGCCGTGCCGTACTGCACACAGATCGCCTTCCCGAAGTCGCTGCCGACGACGAGGTACGAGGCCGCGTCGGAGGACGGCGGCATCCCGCGCTCCTGCGCCAGCTCGGCCAGGGTCGGCACCGGGCGGCCCGGCTGGGCCTGCGCCCAGAAGAACGGGCCCATGTCGAGCGGCAGTCCGGCCACCACCAGGGTGTGCGCCACGACCGGCGGCACACCCTGCCGGGAGACCGCGACCTGGTCGAAGCGGAAGACCCCGGGGCCGAAGGCGGCGGCCAGCTCCTGCGCGACGCCCTCCGGCGGGACCGGCGGCGCGGGCTGCACCGGCGGCAGCGGGGCGCGCACCGGGCCGGGACGCGCGGGACCGTCCGCGACCGCGTGCAACTCGCCCTGGTGAGCGAGGAGTTGCTGCATGCCCTCCTGGCGCGAGGCATGGTCGGTGCCGTACGGGGCGATGCTGGTGATCCGCGCCTGGGGCCAGTTCTCGCGGATCATCCGCGCACAGTAGGCGCCCGGCAGCGCACACGACTCGAGCTCGGTGTGCAGCTCCAGCACCTGGGTCGGCGGGACGTTCATCGCCCGCAGCTCATGGAAGATCTGCCACTCGGGGTGCGGGGTGCCCGGGGCCGAACGCCGGATCAGCTGCTGCTCGGAACCGTCCTGGGCGCGATAGCGCAGCACGGCCTGATAGCCGGGACCGACCGTCGGCAGGCCCGCGGGCGGATAGCCGTACGACGGCTGCTGCCCGGGCGCCGGCGGCGGAGCGCCGTGCGGCATCCCGGGGGCACCCGGGGGCGGCGGGGGCATCCCAGGGGCACCCGGGGGCGGCGGGGGCGCACCGGGGCCACCGGTGGGCGGCCCGGCCATCATCGTCTGCGCCTGCGCGGCACCGGGAGCCCCCGGGGGCACACCCGGGGCGCCCGGCGGGTGCGGGGTCCCCGGGGCACCGACGGCCGGACCCGCCAGCATCGTGGCCGCATGGTGCACCCCGCCCGGGGGCGTGGCGCCCGGCACACCCGGAGGCTGCGGAGCACCCGGCACCGGCGCACCCGGCTGTCCCGGAGCGCCCGGCGGACCCGGCGGAAGGGGAGCGCCCGGAGGCTGCGGGGCGGCCGGCGGGGGCGTACCCGGGGCCGCGGTGCCCTCCGGTCCGTCCGGGAGCTGGGAGACCATCTGCGTGGGCACATAGCCGCCGGGCGGCGGGGTCGCGCCCGGACGGGCACCCGGCGTACCGGGAGCACCCGGCGGGTGGGGCGTACCTCCGCCGCGCGGCCCCCGAACGGGGGGCGTGGCCTTGCTGGTCGCGGCGTCGGCGATGTCGCCGGCGTGGGGCGCGAGCGGCCGCTCCGCCCCGGACGGACCGGCCGGGGGCTGCGGTGCGCCCGGCACACCCTGCGCACCGGGCGCACCAGGAACGCCGGGAACGCCGGGGACCGACGGCACACCGGACGGGGGCGTACCGGGCGGCCCGCCCGGAGCCGACGGGACACCCTGCGCGGGCGTACCCGGAACACCCGGAACAGGTGTACCCGGTCCACCGGGCCCGCCCGGAGCCTGCGGAATGCCCGCCCCCGCTCCGTCCACCAGCGGCCCCACCGTGGTCTGCGGAAGCCGGCTGCCCCCCGTCATCAATGTCGTCTTCGCGTCCGGTGGCGCCACCGGCGGGACGCCCGCGGCGTCGTCCTCGGCCAGCGGCGGCGCGAACACGGTCTCCGGCAGCGGGACCGAACGGTCCTCGCCCGCCTCGGCGTTGGTGTCCGTCCCGGCCCATGGCGTCGCCCCCGAGGGCTCGGCCGGCGGGGCGTTCTGCGGCACCGCGTCCCGTGCCTCGTCGCCGCCCACGGCGGGGGGCCACGGCGTGCCCGAGGCGACCGACGCCTGCGGCGCGGCCGGCGGACCCGCCGCCGCGGCCGGAGGCGCACCGGCACCGTCCGTCTCCCCGGACGGCGTTCCGGCCGCCTGACGGTGGTCCGGAACACCCATCCGGTCCGCCGCCTCCTGGAGCCACTCCGGCGGAGTCAGCAGGAAGGAGGTCTGGTTCAGGTCCACCCGGGCCGCAGGCGCCCGGGCCGGCTGCGGCGCGGCGTCCTTCGTCCCGTACTCCTCCTCGTACCGGCGGATCACCTCGCCCACCGGCAGCCCCGGCCACAGCGTCGCCTCACCGCTGTCGCGGGCGATCACCAGCCGCTGGGCGCCCCCGTCCGAGCGGGGCCCCTCGGCGCGGTCCTCCGCCCACACCACAAAACCGAGGTCGAACTCCCGTACCCGCACCTCACGATGCTGGTACGACGGAACATCCCCGTTGATCCACTCTTCGGCGCGCTCCTGCGCCTGTGCGAAGGTCACCATCGTCCCGACTCACTCCCCCACCGACGACACCGGCACCGCACGCACGAAACCGCCGTCCACCATCAGGTTCGCCACGGTCTCCAACTCCGGCGGATTACCGGCCAACCGGGACAGGAACTGGTCGAAGTCGTCGCCGCACGGCAGCAACAGCCGCTCCACCCGCTCCGCCGGCGTCCAGGTCGGGTCCACGTCCCGGGCGTCGTCGTACGCGCAGAACCAGACCGATCCGATCCGGTCGCCCTTCACCTTCACGGCGAGCAGACCGCCCTGCACGAAACCGACGCCCAGATAGTCCTTCGTCAGATGATCACGCAGACACTTGTTCACATACGCCAGGTCGTTGACCGCCGCCTCGTCGCGCACCGTGAAGAACGGCTGGTCGACCAGCAGCCCCAACCCGGCGTCGAGTGCGGTGCCCACCGGCGCGCAGCCGCCCGCGGCCTTCAGGAACGAGCGATAGGCGCCCGGCAGCCGGTACCCCAGGTCCTCCTCGACCGCCTGCACCTGCTGCTCCGTCACCGCCACCGTCGACTTCGGCAGTCCGAAGTGCGCCGGGCGGGTGTCCTGCAACGGCCGCGTGCCCCGCTTGTTCTGGTCGACATGCGCCGTCGCGATGCCGCCGTGGTGCCGCAGCAGCGCCTTCACCTCGACCGGGATCAGTTCCAGCCGCCGCGCGCCCCGGACGTGATGCCAGGTCCAGCCGTGCGGAGTCGCCACCGCCGGGATCGTGTCCCAGAGATCGTGACCCGACGCCGCAAGCGCCGCGTTCGCCGACACATGGTCGGTCAGCCGCAACTCGTCGACACCGAAACCCTCCGGCGGCTCCGCGACCTCCGCGGCCGCACGCGCGTAGGGCGAGAAATCCGGGTAACCGTACTCGTCGACCTGTACCCCGGAAGGGTGACGTGCGGCTCTCACGGGGTCCGGAAAGTGCACGACCTGTCCGGCGTAGGCCGCGTTCGGCGGTGCGGCCTGTACCCCGGCCTGGCGGCCGGGAGGTACCCCCAGCCCGAGCCGACCTGTCGTCATGACGTTTGCCCCCTGCGGCGTACTGTCTGGCCTCTACGGCGGTATGGATCGCGAACGGCGAACAGCCTATGCGCTACCACGGCACCGGTCACCGGCCCTCCGGTTCTCCGCCGTGCGGACCGGCACCCGGTTCGTGACCAGCCGTCACCTCGCCGTGACGGTACGCCCAGCGCGTGGCGCGTCACCATGCCCCAGCTTCCCCATCACCCCCCACGTTTGGCACTCTGGGTGCTACCGGGGGGATGCAAAGGGAGGGGAAGACGATCATGAATGCAACACAAACGGGCACGTCGGGAGACCCGCGCGTCGGCTGGAGCAGCACCGAGGCGGCCTCGGTCCCCACTCTCCGTCACCGCCGCGACGGCATACTCCCCACCGTCGCCGCCGCCCTCTCCGTCCGCGGCGCCACCCTCACCAGCACCGCCGCCCGAGGTGACCGGCCCCCGGCCCTGCACCCGCTCGTCCAGGACTTCCTCGACGCCCTCACCAGCGGCCAGCGCGACCGCTTCACCGGGCGCTGCGCGGAAGTGATCCTCATCTCCCGGCACCTCTCCGCCGCCGACGCCGCCCGCAGCAAGCGCGCCGCCCGGAAGCCCATGACCAACGGCGAGGCACGCAAGGCCCTCAAGCACGCCAAGCTCACCGCCCGCCGTATCCGGGAGGACGGCGACCCGCTGCACGGCAGCTTCGCCGCGCCCTGCCGCGCCTGCACCGCGCTCAGCGGTCACTTCGGCGTGCGCATCGTCGACCCGGCGGCTCAGGGCTGACCCTCGGCACGGCACCTCCCCGCCCCGCGACGACACGCCGCACCGCGGCATCCCGCGACGGCATGTCGCACCACGGCACATCGCACGACGGCGCACCCGACGGCACTCGCGCCGGACCCTGGCACTCGACGAACGAAGGGCAGATGCACACAGACCGCTCCTCCACCCGCTTCTCGGTACCCGTGGACGCCGCGCTGCGCGGTGCGGGATGGCAGCCCGGCCGCTGGGACGTCGGGCAGGCCGAGATCTGGGCCGACGCCCTGCGCGACCATGAATCCCCCGCCGGCCACCGGCACAGCGTCTTCCCCGCCGCCGTGGAGGCCTGGGCGGAGTTCGGCAACCTGGAGATCACCGCTCAGGGGCCCGGCCGGCAACTCGCCCCCGTCGCCCTCCGGCTCGACCCGCTGCACGGCCTTCATATGGCCCGCACCCTCGGCGACCTGGGCCGCGCCCTGGACACCGAGGTCTGCCCGATCGGGGAGGAGTCCGAAAGCCGCGCCCTGCTCGCCATCGACCTCGAGGGCCGCGTCTACGCCCTCGACCACACCGGCGACTGGTACCTCGGCCCCAGCATCGACCACGGTCTGGCCACCCTGCTCACCGGAATCGAGCCGGTACGCCTCACGGCGGGGTGACACCGGCGGGCGCCCGGCCCCCGCACCCCGCGCACGAACGGGGCGCGCGCCCAAGACACAGACAGGGCGCGCGCCCGGCACACGGACGAGACAAGACGGCCGTACGCAGAACGCAGGACGCAGACGAAGCCCAGGCGCGCGCCCGGGGCGGGGGCGGGCGCTCGGGGTGCGGGCAGGGCGCGCGTCGGGAATCGGCGCCCCGGGAACGCAGGGAAGATCCATCGGCCGTGCACGGCGCGTCCGAGCCGGCTCACGCCGCCTGGGCCGGGATCACCGCCGACACCCGGAACCCGCCCGCGTCCGTCGGCCCCGACACAAAGACCCCACCCAGCGCGCTGACCCGCTCCTTCATCCCGACCAGCCCGTTCCCGCCGCTCGGCAGCCGGACGGCGGCCGCCGGGCCGGGCTCGGGCGGCGGCTCGTTCTCCACCTGCATCGCGATCTCCTCCGACCGGTGGGCGAGCCGCACATGGGTCTTGGCACCCGCCGCGTGCTTGTGCACATTGGTGAGCGCCTCCTGCACCACGCGGTAGGCAGTCTGCTCCACCTGCGGCGTGTACGACCGGGTATCGCCCTCCACCGACAGGTTCACGACCATCCCGGCCGCCGCCGACTGCCCGACCAACTCCTCCAGCGCCGCCAGACAGGGGCCCTCGGCGGAGTCGTCGACGACGGGGACCAGGGCCACGGCGGCCGTCGCCGGTTCGGCCGGTAGGGCCGTCGCGCGGGCCGGCCGGACCGGCGCCGCCTCGTCGCTGCGCAGCACCCCGAGCATCTCCCGCAGCTCGGTCAGTGCCTGCCGCCCCATGTCCCCGACCAGCGCGGCGTTCTTCACCGCCTTCTCGGGGTCCTTCCGGGCGACCGCCTGAAGGGCGGCGGCGTGCACCACCATCAGGCTCACCCGGTGCGCGACGACGTCGTGCATCTCCCGCGCGATCCGCCGGCGCTCCTCGTTGCGCGCCCACTCCGCCCGTTCCTCGGCGCGCTCCGCGAGCAGCATCAACTCCCGCTCCAGCGAGTGCGCCCGCTCCCGGAGGCTCTCCATCAGCCGCCGCCGGGCGCCCACATACATCCCCAGCAGCACGGGCGGAGCCGTCAGCCCGAGAGCGGTCGTGACCGAGAGAAAGGGGATGAACCCGCCCGCGATCGACAGATCGCCCCGCACCAGCCCCTGATGGGCCCGCACATAGGTGACGATGAACATCCCGACGAACGACATCCCCGCCAGCGCGCCGATGATCCGCCGGGGCAACTCGGACGCGGCGAGCGTGTACAGCCCGACGACGCCCATCAGGAAACCCATCTGGGCCGGCGTGATCGCGATGGACACCAGCACGACCGCGACGGGCCATTTACGCCGCAACAGCAGCGTGACCCCCGTGATCAGCCCGAACAGCGTCCCCACGGGGACCGGCAGCCCGGCATCCCGTGAGAACTGGACCCCGTCGGCCGCGCACTCCGCGGCGGACGCCGCCGCGAGCGAGATGTCGAGCAGTGCGCTGCGCCACCGCGGCCACCACCAGGGGCCTCCCCCGGCCCCGATGTGGTCTTCCCCCGTCGTGGTCATGCCTCCAGCCTACGGGCGCGGGGCACCGGATTTCCGGCGAGTTCCGACTGCCGGGACACACCACGTTCCGTGATCGAACATGAGCGAAACCCGACAAGATCCTTCCGAAAGCCCTCAATCACGCACCCTTCGGCGCCGAAAAACCGGATGCCGGCCCCGCGGATGCCCCGCCGACGCCCCGCCGATCCCGTACCGATCCCCCGCCGGCGAACCCCCGGGCCACCGGGGCCCTCTCGTCCCCGAAGTCCCGAAGAGACCGACTCGCACCGTCGCACCGAGGCCCCCCGGTACGGCATAGTGGGGTGCGCACGCGAAGCCGATCAAGCAGGTCGGACGGAGCGGAAGAGCCATCCCGGATCGTCTAAGGGCAGGACAAACGGTTTTGGTCCGTTGAATGAGGGTTCGAATCCTTCTCCGGGAGCTCCAGAACAGCGGGCCCTGACAGCACCGTCGGGGCCCGCCCTCATGTCTCTCCGGAAACGCCCCGGTATTCTGCGGATGTCCACCTCATCATGAAGCCGAAGGGCATCCCCGTGAGCGCCAACCGCCCGGCAGCCGTCGTCGTTCTCGCAGCGGGTGAGGGCACCCGTATGAAATCGGCCACACCCAAGGTCCTGCACGACATCTGCGGCCGTTCCCTCGTCGGGCATGTGCTCGCCTCCGCACGCGAGTTGGAGCCAGAGAACCTGGTCGTGGTCGTGGGCCACGCCCGGGAGCAGGTCACCGCCCATCTCGCCGGGATCGACCCCGCCGTACGGACCGCCGTACAGGCCGAGCAGAACGGCACCGGGCACGCCGTCCGGATGGGCCTGGAGGAGCTGGGCGGTTCCGTCGACGGCACCGTGGTCGTCGTGTGCGGGGACACCCCGCTGCTGACCGGCGACACGCTCCGGCGTCTCGCGGGCACGCACCAGCAGGACGGCAACGCCGTCACCGTGCTGACCGCCGAGGTCCCCGACGCCACCGGCTACGGCCGTATCGTGCGCGACGCCGACACCGGTGCGGTCACCGCCATCGTCGAGCACAAGGACGCGAGCGAGTCCGAGCGGGCGATCAAGGAGATCAACTCGGGGGTGTTCGCCTTCGACGGACGGCTGCTCGCCGAGGCGCTCGGGAAGGTCAGGACGGACAACAGCCAGGGCGAGGAGTACCTCACCGACGTCCTCGGGATCCTGCGCGAGGCGGGTCACCGGGTGGGCGCCTCCGTCGCCGCCGACCACCGTGAGATCGCCGGCATCAACAACCGTGTGCAGCTGGCCGAGGCCCGGCGCATCCTCAACGACCGGCTGCTCACCGACGCGATGCTCGCCGGGGTGACCATCGTCGACCCCGCGACCACCTGGGTCGATGTGACGGTGACCTTCGAGCCGGACGCGATCGTCCACCCCGGGACCCAACTGCTGGGCTCCACGCACCTCGCCGAGGGCGCCGAGGTCGGCCCGAACGCGCGGCTGAAGGACACCCAGGTGGGCGCCGGGGCGCGGGTGGACACCACGGTGTCCGACGGC encodes:
- a CDS encoding YwqJ-related putative deaminase; the protein is MNATQTGTSGDPRVGWSSTEAASVPTLRHRRDGILPTVAAALSVRGATLTSTAARGDRPPALHPLVQDFLDALTSGQRDRFTGRCAEVILISRHLSAADAARSKRAARKPMTNGEARKALKHAKLTARRIREDGDPLHGSFAAPCRACTALSGHFGVRIVDPAAQG
- the glmU gene encoding bifunctional UDP-N-acetylglucosamine diphosphorylase/glucosamine-1-phosphate N-acetyltransferase GlmU gives rise to the protein MSANRPAAVVVLAAGEGTRMKSATPKVLHDICGRSLVGHVLASARELEPENLVVVVGHAREQVTAHLAGIDPAVRTAVQAEQNGTGHAVRMGLEELGGSVDGTVVVVCGDTPLLTGDTLRRLAGTHQQDGNAVTVLTAEVPDATGYGRIVRDADTGAVTAIVEHKDASESERAIKEINSGVFAFDGRLLAEALGKVRTDNSQGEEYLTDVLGILREAGHRVGASVAADHREIAGINNRVQLAEARRILNDRLLTDAMLAGVTIVDPATTWVDVTVTFEPDAIVHPGTQLLGSTHLAEGAEVGPNARLKDTQVGAGARVDTTVSDGATVGPQASVGPYAYLRPGTRLGLKAKIGTYVETKNASIGEGTKVPHLSYVGDATIGEYTNIGAASVFVNYDGQDKHHTRVGAHCRTGADNMFVAPVTIGDGVYTAAGSVITKDVPPGSLAVARGQQRNIEGWVARKRPGSAAAKAAEGDSRGPESEG
- a CDS encoding sensor histidine kinase; the encoded protein is MTTTGEDHIGAGGGPWWWPRWRSALLDISLAAASAAECAADGVQFSRDAGLPVPVGTLFGLITGVTLLLRRKWPVAVVLVSIAITPAQMGFLMGVVGLYTLAASELPRRIIGALAGMSFVGMFIVTYVRAHQGLVRGDLSIAGGFIPFLSVTTALGLTAPPVLLGMYVGARRRLMESLRERAHSLERELMLLAERAEERAEWARNEERRRIAREMHDVVAHRVSLMVVHAAALQAVARKDPEKAVKNAALVGDMGRQALTELREMLGVLRSDEAAPVRPARATALPAEPATAAVALVPVVDDSAEGPCLAALEELVGQSAAAGMVVNLSVEGDTRSYTPQVEQTAYRVVQEALTNVHKHAAGAKTHVRLAHRSEEIAMQVENEPPPEPGPAAAVRLPSGGNGLVGMKERVSALGGVFVSGPTDAGGFRVSAVIPAQAA
- a CDS encoding SUKH-4 family immunity protein — its product is MVTFAQAQERAEEWINGDVPSYQHREVRVREFDLGFVVWAEDRAEGPRSDGGAQRLVIARDSGEATLWPGLPVGEVIRRYEEEYGTKDAAPQPARAPAARVDLNQTSFLLTPPEWLQEAADRMGVPDHRQAAGTPSGETDGAGAPPAAAAGPPAAPQASVASGTPWPPAVGGDEARDAVPQNAPPAEPSGATPWAGTDTNAEAGEDRSVPLPETVFAPPLAEDDAAGVPPVAPPDAKTTLMTGGSRLPQTTVGPLVDGAGAGIPQAPGGPGGPGTPVPGVPGTPAQGVPSAPGGPPGTPPSGVPSVPGVPGVPGAPGAQGVPGAPQPPAGPSGAERPLAPHAGDIADAATSKATPPVRGPRGGGTPHPPGAPGTPGARPGATPPPGGYVPTQMVSQLPDGPEGTAAPGTPPPAAPQPPGAPLPPGPPGAPGQPGAPVPGAPQPPGVPGATPPGGVHHAATMLAGPAVGAPGTPHPPGAPGVPPGAPGAAQAQTMMAGPPTGGPGAPPPPPGAPGMPPPPPGAPGMPHGAPPPAPGQQPSYGYPPAGLPTVGPGYQAVLRYRAQDGSEQQLIRRSAPGTPHPEWQIFHELRAMNVPPTQVLELHTELESCALPGAYCARMIRENWPQARITSIAPYGTDHASRQEGMQQLLAHQGELHAVADGPARPGPVRAPLPPVQPAPPVPPEGVAQELAAAFGPGVFRFDQVAVSRQGVPPVVAHTLVVAGLPLDMGPFFWAQAQPGRPVPTLAELAQERGMPPSSDAASYLVVGSDFGKAICVQYGTANIVAVPVEAGPGGAPLPPQFVNTGLPEFVRCLALLGRMWRLRYGLNQEQAGRWTVDFQAQLASLDPAALGSPESWWSVLLEQMWDGLL
- a CDS encoding SMI1/KNR4 family protein, which codes for MTTGRLGLGVPPGRQAGVQAAPPNAAYAGQVVHFPDPVRAARHPSGVQVDEYGYPDFSPYARAAAEVAEPPEGFGVDELRLTDHVSANAALAASGHDLWDTIPAVATPHGWTWHHVRGARRLELIPVEVKALLRHHGGIATAHVDQNKRGTRPLQDTRPAHFGLPKSTVAVTEQQVQAVEEDLGYRLPGAYRSFLKAAGGCAPVGTALDAGLGLLVDQPFFTVRDEAAVNDLAYVNKCLRDHLTKDYLGVGFVQGGLLAVKVKGDRIGSVWFCAYDDARDVDPTWTPAERVERLLLPCGDDFDQFLSRLAGNPPELETVANLMVDGGFVRAVPVSSVGE
- a CDS encoding SUKH-3 domain-containing protein, which encodes MHTDRSSTRFSVPVDAALRGAGWQPGRWDVGQAEIWADALRDHESPAGHRHSVFPAAVEAWAEFGNLEITAQGPGRQLAPVALRLDPLHGLHMARTLGDLGRALDTEVCPIGEESESRALLAIDLEGRVYALDHTGDWYLGPSIDHGLATLLTGIEPVRLTAG
- a CDS encoding cellulose-binding protein yields the protein MSSASESPHDFVFVRRGYRPDQVEAYTAALSQGRDAAWERAARLTVLAKEMEAELAQLRERVAQLPPQTYETLGDPARKLFDLAQDEAAALSEEARKEARRTVAEAEETAGRTVREAQEYADEVRAEAEERCRTRLLAARAEADDVRVTTRREVKEGRGEALAALREVRRRTGALLAEQEREHAERLRSEEQADGERAAALDAAEAERVARAEEALAEAERALGEAKDAARHVQRDAQAHAAELIAEARVREERIARETERVLREHGEQWDCVQAQMDHVRNSLTMLTGRAPAE